The following are from one region of the Haemophilus parainfluenzae genome:
- a CDS encoding DUF5374 domain-containing protein, which yields MNKGMSLMSLLLALSIFSGLFLIFNRWTTEQRKSAVKIFQEFQAIQIAENQVQRQFLGLSCENSVQQNGIQFAIQCSHHQVNIRYPQGEFLLKTE from the coding sequence ATGAATAAAGGTATGTCGTTAATGTCACTTTTATTAGCCTTATCAATTTTCAGCGGGTTATTTTTGATCTTTAACCGATGGACGACCGAGCAACGGAAAAGTGCGGTCAAAATTTTTCAAGAATTTCAGGCGATTCAAATTGCTGAGAATCAGGTTCAACGCCAGTTTCTAGGCTTGTCTTGTGAAAATAGCGTACAACAAAATGGCATTCAATTTGCAATTCAATGCAGCCATCATCAAGTGAATATACGCTATCCTCAAGGTGAATTTTTATTGAAAACCGAGTAA
- a CDS encoding DUF2572 family protein translates to MIMKKGIVTLTALILLSGLLALILLFDEQIFAFFRAQMSQRKYYVEQGLALQKISQQQQKHICQNLPLNGAEKVKQVFFESNGAEDKVAYSVWCKRAELFKKSPTKGINENMLQDFISSEKQADFQPHFVKVDTTLTAQKTLQVYWITQNQLEVKGNVSGILLAEGDLTLTGKGRISGAVITGGSLKLEEGVTVAYGKAVVTKLVQEYSQWRLVDKSWSDLSAQDQHE, encoded by the coding sequence ATGATCATGAAAAAAGGGATTGTGACACTGACGGCACTGATTTTACTTTCAGGCTTATTGGCGCTGATCTTATTATTTGATGAACAGATCTTTGCATTTTTTCGAGCTCAAATGAGTCAGCGAAAATATTATGTAGAACAAGGCCTGGCGTTACAGAAAATCAGTCAGCAGCAACAAAAACATATTTGCCAAAACTTGCCTTTAAATGGTGCTGAAAAAGTGAAACAAGTCTTTTTCGAGTCTAATGGGGCAGAGGATAAAGTAGCCTATTCTGTTTGGTGTAAACGAGCAGAGTTATTTAAGAAATCGCCCACAAAAGGCATTAATGAAAATATGCTGCAAGATTTTATTTCCAGCGAAAAACAAGCTGATTTTCAACCGCACTTTGTGAAAGTAGATACTACTTTAACTGCTCAAAAAACACTACAAGTGTATTGGATAACGCAAAACCAATTAGAGGTTAAAGGGAATGTGAGTGGCATTTTGTTAGCAGAAGGGGATTTAACTTTAACCGGCAAAGGGCGAATAAGTGGTGCAGTGATTACAGGTGGTTCGCTTAAGTTAGAGGAGGGCGTGACGGTGGCTTACGGTAAAGCCGTGGTAACAAAACTCGTACAAGAATATAGCCAATGGCGTTTGGTGGATAAAAGTTGGAGTGACTTAAGTGCGCAAGATCAACATGAATAA
- a CDS encoding PulJ/GspJ family protein, whose protein sequence is MKPLKGETLVSLLISLGLSALLLLLVAQFYAQTQQQNQRLMLQLKLQTELQRTIQLIGKDLRRVGFRSANQKLIEDNLALFELDEKGTAITIAQADNAPSNSCVLFFYDLNSNGCIGEKYTKNTCVNGVKNVAKNIEKELFGYKLNGKMIETKQTYKNAVNTDCRSAECQRALAQSTCNAGGGWTDLLDEKEFEISQLRFDWLKAGKGIEIKLTGHLAAYKHIQYETSLVVPLLNQEE, encoded by the coding sequence ATGAAACCATTAAAAGGCGAAACATTGGTGAGTTTGTTGATTTCACTTGGCTTATCCGCTTTATTATTGCTATTGGTTGCACAATTTTATGCCCAAACTCAACAGCAGAATCAGCGTTTAATGTTACAACTCAAACTACAAACGGAATTACAACGTACAATTCAACTCATCGGGAAAGATTTGCGTCGCGTAGGCTTTCGGAGCGCAAACCAAAAACTCATCGAGGATAATCTGGCTTTATTTGAATTGGATGAAAAGGGCACTGCAATAACCATTGCTCAAGCTGATAATGCCCCGTCAAATAGTTGTGTTTTGTTTTTTTATGATTTGAATAGCAATGGTTGTATTGGTGAAAAATACACAAAAAATACCTGCGTAAATGGCGTTAAAAATGTGGCGAAAAATATCGAAAAAGAGCTATTTGGTTACAAACTTAACGGCAAAATGATCGAAACCAAACAAACCTACAAAAATGCAGTAAATACAGATTGTCGCTCAGCAGAGTGTCAGCGAGCCTTAGCGCAATCTACTTGTAACGCTGGTGGTGGATGGACTGATTTATTGGATGAAAAAGAGTTTGAGATTTCTCAATTACGTTTTGATTGGTTAAAGGCAGGGAAAGGGATTGAAATTAAACTCACTGGGCATCTTGCCGCATATAAGCATATTCAATATGAAACTTCGCTTGTAGTGCCTTTATTAAATCAAGAAGAATGA
- a CDS encoding prepilin-type N-terminal cleavage/methylation domain-containing protein, with protein MYKGITLLETLIALFILSVTLAFALPKWQKNDPKYFLEKEQQRLYFFLRNIQARAENSSAIWFILANQDRANQRWCITAQVKSDHFCDCFHPQDCPKNLYAHFYYPYFEGKTMLIGPKLYPSEVAVKFNGARNTMETNCFMLQAEEHRTLFSFFNVGSIKLKSDQAASACTR; from the coding sequence ATGTATAAAGGGATAACCTTATTAGAAACCTTGATTGCATTATTTATTTTAAGCGTAACGTTGGCGTTTGCATTGCCTAAATGGCAGAAAAACGATCCCAAATATTTTCTCGAAAAAGAGCAACAACGGCTTTATTTTTTCTTACGTAATATCCAAGCGAGGGCAGAAAACTCATCGGCAATTTGGTTTATTTTAGCCAATCAAGATAGGGCGAATCAACGTTGGTGTATCACCGCTCAAGTAAAAAGCGATCATTTTTGTGATTGTTTTCATCCCCAGGATTGTCCTAAAAACCTTTATGCACATTTTTACTATCCTTATTTTGAAGGAAAAACGATGCTTATAGGCCCTAAATTATATCCGTCAGAAGTGGCGGTGAAATTTAATGGAGCAAGAAATACCATGGAAACGAATTGTTTTATGTTACAGGCTGAAGAGCATCGTACATTGTTCTCTTTTTTCAATGTAGGCAGTATTAAATTAAAGTCTGATCAAGCGGCGAGTGCATGTACAAGATGA
- the suhB gene encoding inositol-1-monophosphatase, which yields MNPMLNIAIRAARRAGNVIAKNYERRDDIQTSKKGINDYVTSVDKAAEAEIIEIIQKSYPDHTIISEERGALEGKDSDIQWVIDPLDGTTNFVKGLPHFSVSIAIRVKNRTEVGVVYDPIRNELFTAVRGEGAKLNEVRLRVDSQNELNGAILATGFPFKQPSLMPTQFAIMNNLIDEAADFRRTGSAALDLCYVASGRVDGYFEMGLKPWDCAAGDLIVREAGGLVCDFNAGHGYLRSGNILAAPARILKEMLNKIQPCLTEQVK from the coding sequence ATGAATCCAATGTTAAATATCGCTATTCGTGCGGCACGAAGAGCGGGCAACGTGATTGCTAAAAACTATGAACGCCGTGATGACATCCAAACAAGTAAAAAAGGTATTAATGATTATGTGACCAGCGTCGATAAAGCCGCTGAAGCAGAGATCATTGAAATCATTCAAAAATCTTATCCTGATCACACAATTATCAGTGAAGAACGTGGTGCATTAGAAGGCAAAGACAGTGATATTCAATGGGTAATTGATCCACTAGATGGCACAACCAACTTCGTAAAAGGTTTGCCACATTTCTCCGTTTCTATTGCTATCCGTGTAAAAAACCGTACCGAAGTGGGTGTGGTTTACGATCCTATTCGTAATGAATTATTCACTGCTGTGCGTGGTGAAGGCGCAAAATTAAATGAAGTGCGTTTACGTGTAGATAGCCAAAATGAACTTAACGGGGCAATTTTAGCCACCGGTTTCCCATTCAAACAACCAAGTTTGATGCCAACTCAATTTGCCATTATGAATAACTTAATTGATGAAGCAGCTGATTTCCGTCGTACAGGTTCTGCCGCATTAGACCTTTGCTATGTGGCTTCTGGTCGCGTTGACGGTTATTTCGAAATGGGCTTAAAACCTTGGGATTGCGCAGCAGGTGATTTAATCGTGCGTGAGGCCGGCGGTTTAGTGTGTGATTTCAATGCGGGTCACGGCTATTTACGCTCAGGCAATATCCTGGCTGCACCAGCACGTATTTTAAAAGAAATGCTAAATAAAATTCAGCCTTGCTTAACCGAACAAGTGAAGTAA
- the bioB gene encoding biotin synthase BioB, which translates to MTTTNVVQLSSVTPHPSAEYWSVCKVEALFETPFLELIYRAAQVHREHFNPGAIQLSTLMSIKTGGCPEDCGYCPQSARYQTGVQNQQILDIDEIVEKAKIAKARGAGRFCMGAAWRGPKPKDMEKVTAIIRAVKDIGLETCGTFGLLQDGMAEELKDAGLDYYNHNLDTAPENYHNVIGTRRFDDRLSTLGKVRHAGLKVCCGGIVGMNETRKERAGLIASLANLDPQPESVPINQLVKVEGTPMADAADLDWTEFVRTIAVARITMPKSYVRLSAGRQGMSEEMQAMCFMAGANSIFYGDKLLVTGNPEEDGDQLLMAKLDLEPETEENRKPLERN; encoded by the coding sequence ATGACAACCACAAATGTAGTACAGCTTTCATCCGTTACACCTCATCCTTCAGCAGAATATTGGTCTGTTTGTAAAGTGGAAGCGTTATTTGAGACACCTTTTTTAGAATTAATCTATCGTGCGGCTCAAGTGCATCGAGAGCATTTCAATCCAGGCGCGATACAGTTATCGACGTTGATGTCGATTAAAACGGGTGGTTGTCCAGAGGATTGTGGCTATTGTCCTCAATCAGCGCGTTATCAAACAGGTGTACAAAATCAGCAGATCTTGGATATTGATGAAATTGTCGAAAAAGCCAAAATTGCGAAAGCACGTGGTGCAGGACGTTTTTGTATGGGCGCAGCATGGCGTGGTCCTAAGCCTAAAGATATGGAAAAAGTGACGGCGATTATTCGTGCGGTAAAAGATATTGGCTTAGAAACTTGCGGTACCTTTGGGTTGTTGCAAGATGGTATGGCGGAAGAGTTAAAAGATGCAGGATTGGATTATTACAACCACAATCTAGATACCGCGCCAGAGAATTATCACAATGTCATTGGCACACGCCGTTTTGATGATCGTTTAAGTACACTAGGAAAAGTGCGTCATGCTGGTTTGAAAGTTTGCTGTGGCGGTATTGTGGGCATGAATGAAACCCGTAAAGAGCGAGCAGGCCTAATCGCAAGTTTGGCAAATCTTGATCCTCAGCCGGAGTCAGTGCCGATTAACCAATTAGTGAAAGTGGAAGGCACGCCAATGGCTGATGCAGCTGATTTAGATTGGACAGAGTTTGTTCGCACCATTGCTGTAGCGCGTATTACCATGCCAAAAAGTTATGTTCGCCTTTCTGCTGGTCGTCAAGGCATGAGTGAAGAAATGCAAGCCATGTGCTTTATGGCTGGCGCGAATTCCATTTTCTATGGGGATAAATTATTAGTAACAGGTAACCCAGAAGAAGATGGCGATCAACTTCTTATGGCAAAATTGGATCTGGAGCCGGAAACGGAAGAAAACAGAAAGCCACTCGAAAGAAATTAG